A window of Syntrophales bacterium genomic DNA:
GATTCCCGCCTCATGGGCGACGGCAGGGATGTGCAGGACCGTGTTGGTCGAGCAGCCCAGGGCCATGTCCACGGCAATGGCGTTCCGGAAGGCCTTCAGGGTGGCCACGTCGCGGGGCCGGATCTCCTTCCGGACCAGCTCCATGACCTTCATTCCGGCCTCCTTGGCCAGCCGCCGCCGGGCCGCCTCCACGGCCGGAATGGTCCCGTTGCCGGGAAGCCCGAGGCCCAGCGCCTCGGTGACGCAGTTCATCGAGTTGGCCGTGTACATCCCCGAGCAGGAGCCGCACCCGGGGCAGGCGCAGTCCTCCAGGGCCTTGAGTGTCTTCTGGGTCATCCGGCCGGCCTTGACGGCCCCGACGCCCTCGAAGACGGTGATCAGGTCCGCCGCCTTGTCTCCCAGCCGGCCCGCCAGCATGGGGCCGCCGCTGACGAAGAGGGCGGGAATGTTCAGTCGCAACGCCGCCATGAGCATCCCCGGAATGATCTTGTCGCAGTTGGGGACGAGAACCAGGCCGTCGAAGGGATGGGCCATGGCCATGACCTCGACGGAGTCGGCGATGAGCTCCCGGCTGGCCAGGGAATATTTCATGCCCGTGTGGCCCATGGCGATGCCGTCACAGACGCCGATGGCGGGGAATTCGACAGGGGTGCCCCCGGCCAGGCGGATACCCGCCTTGACATCCTCGGTGATCATCCGGAGGTGCACATGGCCCGGGATGATTTCGTTGAAGGAATTCACCACGCCGATGAGCGGGCGGGAGATCTCCTCGTCGGTGTAGCCCATGGCCTTGAACAGGGACCGGTGGGGGGCCCGCTCCAGGCCCTTCTTCATCAGATCGCTCCGCATCGTTTCTTTCCCCCTTGTTCGATGGCATGCAGCGGCATGAGGCGGGCCCTCCCCGGCCTTCCGGGGCCGGGGAGGGACGGTGAATGGCAAGTCGGCCGCAGCCGCTTATTTTTTGCGGTTTTCCGGGCGCAGGGACCGCACCGCCGAGCCGGCGCGCCACATCTCCGAATCGCGCATTGTGGCCAGCTCCTTGTTCAGCTTCTGGCGATAGTCCGGGGCGCTGTTGGCATCCAGGACGATCTGGGTCTCCTCGCCGTTGATGACGCGCGCGTAGAGCTCGTCGAAAACGGGGGCGACGGCATCGCGGAAGCGTCCCTTCCAGTCGAGGGCGCCCCGTTGGGCGGTGGTGCTGCAGTTCGCGTACATCCAGTCCATGCCGTTGTCCGCCACCAGGCGGATGAGGCTCTGGGTGAGCTCCTCGACGGTTTCGTTGAAGGCCTCGCTCGGGCTGTGGCCGTGCTTCCGGAGAACGTTGTACTGGGCCTCCATGATCCCCGCCAGGGCGCCCATGAGAACCCCCCGCTCGCCGGTGAGGTCGCTGTAGACTTCATTGGCAAAAGTCGTGGGGAAAAGGTAGCCGGACCCGATGGCGACCCCGAGGGCCAGCGTGCGCTCCAGCGCCCGGCCGGTATAATCCTGGAAGATGGCATAGCTGGAATTGATGCCGCTCCCGGCCAGGAAGTTGGTCCGGACGGTCCGGCCCGACCCCTTGGGGGCCACCAGGATCACGTCCACGTCGGGCGGCGGGATGACGCCCGTCCGCTCCTTGTAGACGATGGAAAAGCCGTGGGAGAAGTACAGGGCGTCGCCTTTGTTCAGGCAGGCCTTGATGGCGGGCCACATGGTCTTCTGTCCCGCGTCGGACAGGAGGTACTGGATGACCGTTCCCCGCCGGGCCGCCTCCTCCGGCGAAAACAGGGTCTCGCCGGGAACGAAACCGTCCGCGAGGGCCTTTTCCCAGGAAGCGCCCCCTTCCCGCTGGCCCACGATGACCCGGATTCCATTATCCCTCATGTTCAAGGCCTGTCCCGGTCCCTGGACCCCGTAGCCTACGACGGCGACGGTCTCGTCTTTCAGAACCTGCCGGGCTTTCTCCAGCGGAAACTCCTCCGCTGTGACCACCTCTTCCAGGACGCCGCCGAAGTCAATCTTTGCCATGGAACTCCTCCTGTTTCTCTCGAATATTCGAATGGGCCGTTTCCGCCCGCCCGGGCGGTTCCGGACTCATTCGGGTTTGAATTTTTCCAGTGCCACCATTCCCGATCGGGAAAAATCCTCGAGCCCGAGGGGATCGAGAAGCTGGATCGCCCGGTCGATGCTGTCCTTCCGGCCCGATACCTCGATGACGCAGTACTTGTCGTCCATGCAGACCACCTTCCAGTTGTACAGGTCGACCGCGGCCATGATCTGGACACGGGTCTCGTCGCTCCATCGCATGCGGAACAGGACGAGCTCCCGCCGGGAGGCCATCCTTCCCGTGAGGTCGTCTACGGATAGCACGTCCACGAGGCGGTTCAGCTGCTTCTTCAGCTTTTCCATGGTGGACGCCGATCCCTTGGTGGTGATGATGATCTTCGTCGTCTCTGGCGTCTTGGTGATGTTGGCCGTGATGCTCTCAATGTTGAATCCTCCCCCGCTGAAGGTGCCGGCGATGCGCGCCAGGACATCGGGACGGTTGCGTACGAGGAGGGCGATGGTGTTTTCCTTTGCTTTCATTGTCTCTTGAACCTTTCTCGAAATGGATCCCGGACAGCACCGGCGGAAGGCCCGTCTGCTCCTTCCCTGTCTGTCCCCGGCGGTTGTCCGGGACCGCTTGTCAGTTGAAGCTGCGCGTCCCGGGATCCTCCCCGCCGTTGGTCGGGGCAGCGGGAAGCTCTACGCCCAGTTCCATGTCCGCGATGGAGGCCCCGGGGCGGACCATGGGGTAAACACACTCCTCTTTTTCCACCCGGATGTCCATGACCACGACCCCCGGGGTTTCCAGCCCCTTCTTCAGGACGGCTTCCAACTCCTCCGGGCGGCTGGCCCGCAGGCCCGTGGCCCCGTAGGCCTCGGCGATCTTCACGAAGTCGGGGGCGTAGGTCATGTCGGTGTGGGAGTAGCGCCGCCCGTAGAACATCTGCTGCCACTGGCGGACCATTCCCAGGTACTGGTTGTTCAGGATCACGATTTTGACCGGGATGTTGTACTGCACCGCCGTGGCCAGTTCCTGGATGTTCATCTGGATGCTGCCGTCGCCGGCGATGTCTACCACTGTCTTGTCCGGCTTCGCCACCTGGGCGCCCATCGCGGCGGGGAAGCCGAACCCCATGGTTCCGAGGCCGCCGGAAGAGATGAAGGCCTGGGCATGGTCGTAGGTGTAGTACTGGGCCGCCCACATCTGGTTCTGGCCCACCTCGGTCGTGATGATCGCCTCCCCCCCGGTCAGCTCGTAGAGCTTCCGGATAACCTGCTGCGGCTTGATCCGGTCCGTTCCCTCGTCGAAGCGCAGAGGGACCCGCTTCTTCCAGGCGTCGATCTGTTCCAGCCACTCCCGGATCGGTTCCGACGGGACGGGTCCTCCGGCGGCGAGGGCCTCATTCAGCATGCCCAGCGCCGTCTTGGCGTCGCTGACGATGGAAAGGTGGGAGCGGACGATTCGGTCGATGGAGACGGGATCGATGTCGATATGGATGATCTTCGCGTTGGGGGCGAAGGTGTCCACCTTGGAGGTTACCCGGTCGTCGAAGCGCATCCCCACGGCGATCAGCAGGTCGCTGCCGGTGATGGCCATGTTGGCGTAGTACGTGCCGTGCATTCCGGGCATTCCCAGCCAGAGGGGATCCGAGCCCGGGTAGGCGCCGAGGCCCATCAGGGTGGAGGTGATGGGAAAGCCGGTCCGCCGGACGAACTCACGGAGCTCCTCCGAGGCCTTCCCCAGGAGCACTCCTCCTCCGGAGACAATCACAGGTTTCCGGGCGGCCCGGATCATCTCCACGGCCTTCGCGATGTCCTCCTGCTGCGGCTTCTCCAGTCCGTTGAGCCTGTTGAAGTCGTCGCGGATGTCTTCTTCTTCGATGGTTGCCTGTGACACATCCCGGGGCAGGTCCACCAGCACAGGGCCGGGGCGCCCGGAGCGGGCGATGTGGAACGCTTCGTGGATGGTTGAAGCGAGGTCCTCGATCCGCCGGACCAGGAAGTTGTGCTTCGTGCAGGGCCGGGTGATCCCGGTGATGTCGACTTCCTGGAAGGCGTCGCTGCCGATCAGGCCCGTCGGCACCTGGCCCGTGAAGATGACCACGGGGATGGAGTCCATATAGGCGTTGGCAATGCCCGTCACCGTGTTCGTGGCGCCGGGGCCGGAGGTGACGAGGCAGACACCGACCTTGCCGGATGCCCGGGCGTACCCGTCGGCGGCGTGAATGGCGCCCTGTTCGTGCCGGACGAGGAGATGGCGGAAAATCTCCTTGTACAGCTCGTCGTAGATCGGAAGCACAACCCCGCCGGGATAGCCGAAGATGACGTCCACGTTTTCCCGGCGAAGCGTTCTCAGCAATACCTGGGATCCAGTCAGTTTCACAATGTTCCTCCTGCAAATTGACAAGTGCGTTGACCAGCGGATTCTGAAAACAAAAAAACCGTTACCCGGGAGCCGAGTAACGGTCTGTTGCTGTTTGAAAGTTTCTTACAAGTGCACCATTACCCGGCCCCCATATGAATGGGGATGATAATTATGCCGATGATGCCGATTACGTTTCTCCTCATGGTCATTTCAAACCTTTTCCCTTGAAACGAAGGCCCCTCTTAACAGCGGAAAAATTCATTGTCAAGCGTTTTTAGCCCGATTTTCACCAGTAACGCCGGGTTTTCACGCCGTGCTCGCCGAGATAGGCCTTGATCCCGTCGATGGTGTACGTCCGGTAGTGGACCATGGAGGCGATCAGGGCTGCATCCGCCTTACCCGCCGTGAGCACGTCCACGAGATGCTGCGGTGTGCCTGCTCCGCCGGAGGCGATGACGGGGATGCCGACGCAGGTTGAGATCCGTTCCGTCAAGGTCAGTTCGTAGCCGTCCTGGGTCCCGTCGGCGTCGATGGAGTTCAGGCAGATCTCGCCGGCGCCCAGGCGCTCCGCCTCCCGGGCCCACCAGAGCGCGTCGATGCCGGTGTACCGGCGG
This region includes:
- the ilvD gene encoding dihydroxy-acid dehydratase encodes the protein MRSDLMKKGLERAPHRSLFKAMGYTDEEISRPLIGVVNSFNEIIPGHVHLRMITEDVKAGIRLAGGTPVEFPAIGVCDGIAMGHTGMKYSLASRELIADSVEVMAMAHPFDGLVLVPNCDKIIPGMLMAALRLNIPALFVSGGPMLAGRLGDKAADLITVFEGVGAVKAGRMTQKTLKALEDCACPGCGSCSGMYTANSMNCVTEALGLGLPGNGTIPAVEAARRRLAKEAGMKVMELVRKEIRPRDVATLKAFRNAIAVDMALGCSTNTVLHIPAVAHEAGIRLDLDLFNEISARTPNLCKLSPAGVHHIEDLHRAGGIQAVLLAVSELGVVERDAMTVTGKKVGDNLKTARILDREVIRPLENPYFPEGGLAVLRGNLAPDGAVVKQSAVAEDMLVNEGTARVFDSEDEAITAILGGKIKAGDIVVIRYEGPRGGPGMREMLGPTSAIAGMGLDKSVALLTDGRFSGGTRGAAIGHISPEAAEGGPLALVREGDRIAIDIPKKTITLKVGKQELEKRRKALKPFRPRVTSGYLARYARQVTSASTGAIFRD
- the ilvC gene encoding ketol-acid reductoisomerase produces the protein MAKIDFGGVLEEVVTAEEFPLEKARQVLKDETVAVVGYGVQGPGQALNMRDNGIRVIVGQREGGASWEKALADGFVPGETLFSPEEAARRGTVIQYLLSDAGQKTMWPAIKACLNKGDALYFSHGFSIVYKERTGVIPPPDVDVILVAPKGSGRTVRTNFLAGSGINSSYAIFQDYTGRALERTLALGVAIGSGYLFPTTFANEVYSDLTGERGVLMGALAGIMEAQYNVLRKHGHSPSEAFNETVEELTQSLIRLVADNGMDWMYANCSTTAQRGALDWKGRFRDAVAPVFDELYARVINGEETQIVLDANSAPDYRQKLNKELATMRDSEMWRAGSAVRSLRPENRKK
- the ilvN gene encoding acetolactate synthase small subunit, translating into MKAKENTIALLVRNRPDVLARIAGTFSGGGFNIESITANITKTPETTKIIITTKGSASTMEKLKKQLNRLVDVLSVDDLTGRMASRRELVLFRMRWSDETRVQIMAAVDLYNWKVVCMDDKYCVIEVSGRKDSIDRAIQLLDPLGLEDFSRSGMVALEKFKPE
- the ilvB gene encoding biosynthetic-type acetolactate synthase large subunit, whose product is MKLTGSQVLLRTLRRENVDVIFGYPGGVVLPIYDELYKEIFRHLLVRHEQGAIHAADGYARASGKVGVCLVTSGPGATNTVTGIANAYMDSIPVVIFTGQVPTGLIGSDAFQEVDITGITRPCTKHNFLVRRIEDLASTIHEAFHIARSGRPGPVLVDLPRDVSQATIEEEDIRDDFNRLNGLEKPQQEDIAKAVEMIRAARKPVIVSGGGVLLGKASEELREFVRRTGFPITSTLMGLGAYPGSDPLWLGMPGMHGTYYANMAITGSDLLIAVGMRFDDRVTSKVDTFAPNAKIIHIDIDPVSIDRIVRSHLSIVSDAKTALGMLNEALAAGGPVPSEPIREWLEQIDAWKKRVPLRFDEGTDRIKPQQVIRKLYELTGGEAIITTEVGQNQMWAAQYYTYDHAQAFISSGGLGTMGFGFPAAMGAQVAKPDKTVVDIAGDGSIQMNIQELATAVQYNIPVKIVILNNQYLGMVRQWQQMFYGRRYSHTDMTYAPDFVKIAEAYGATGLRASRPEELEAVLKKGLETPGVVVMDIRVEKEECVYPMVRPGASIADMELGVELPAAPTNGGEDPGTRSFN